In the Candidatus Binatia bacterium genome, one interval contains:
- a CDS encoding DUF1330 domain-containing protein — protein MTPVLEAYDGSFGCDFVVSKVLQGPSDGLNRVSTITFPDRATRVRFFADAHYREVRAAHFDGAVAKAVVLAEFVEDPSRTCGRV, from the coding sequence ATGACGCCCGTCCTCGAGGCCTACGACGGCTCGTTCGGCTGCGACTTCGTCGTCTCCAAGGTCCTCCAAGGCCCGAGCGATGGGCTGAACCGTGTCTCTACCATCACGTTCCCCGATCGCGCGACGCGGGTGCGGTTCTTCGCCGACGCGCACTATCGCGAAGTGCGCGCGGCTCACTTCGACGGGGCGGTTGCGAAAGCCGTCGTCCTCGCGGAATTCGTCGAGGATCCCAGCCGCACCTGTGGGCGCGTGTGA
- a CDS encoding nuclear transport factor 2 family protein, whose amino-acid sequence MDETKDNETRVRAFYDATVPGHREALRGLQAPRVVYDQPEGMPVGCGHFEGLEDVLERFLTSFYGAFDVRFVADEFVAAGDQVVAIGRIDGRTREHGVHVDVPFAHVWTVRDGHLQHLRAFTDTAVLARALRKGPASAATAA is encoded by the coding sequence ATGGACGAGACGAAAGACAACGAGACGCGAGTTCGAGCTTTCTACGACGCCACCGTGCCCGGACATCGTGAGGCACTACGGGGTCTGCAGGCGCCGAGGGTGGTCTACGATCAGCCCGAGGGAATGCCGGTAGGCTGTGGCCACTTCGAGGGTCTCGAGGACGTGCTCGAGCGGTTCCTTACCAGCTTCTACGGCGCGTTTGATGTCCGGTTCGTCGCCGACGAGTTCGTCGCCGCCGGGGACCAGGTAGTCGCGATCGGACGCATCGACGGCAGGACACGCGAGCACGGTGTGCATGTCGATGTTCCGTTTGCGCACGTATGGACGGTTCGCGACGGGCATCTGCAGCACCTTCGGGCCTTCACCGATACGGCCGTCCTGGCGCGCGCACTCCGCAAGGGGCCGGCGTCGGCAGCAACAGCGGCCTGA
- a CDS encoding UBP-type zinc finger domain-containing protein has product MTETACQHISAITTVKHPKRRQCDECVKTGSEWVHLRICQECGATRCCDDSPGRHATAHAKATGHPVIASAEPAERWLYCYPDDAFAEY; this is encoded by the coding sequence ATGACGGAAACAGCCTGCCAGCACATCTCCGCGATCACGACGGTCAAACATCCGAAACGACGACAATGCGACGAATGCGTCAAGACGGGCAGCGAGTGGGTGCACCTGCGAATCTGCCAGGAATGTGGAGCGACGAGGTGCTGCGACGATTCGCCGGGCCGGCACGCGACCGCTCACGCGAAAGCCACCGGCCATCCGGTGATCGCGTCGGCCGAGCCGGCGGAACGCTGGCTGTACTGCTACCCCGACGACGCGTTTGCCGAGTATTGA
- a CDS encoding FAD-dependent oxidoreductase produces the protein MAPAGEKTSIAAAPAAAHPPDPRTTSTPGVDRMFPTLTHAQIERIATRGTVRSFQPGEILVEAGQRVVPFFVIQAGHLEVVRSTGVGETPVTVHGPAQFTGEVSMLSGRPSLVRIRAIDSGEVVELDRDQMLALVQIDSEVGELIMRAFIVRRVELIASGIGDVVLVGSDHCSGTIRVKEFLSRNGHPYSYIDLDRDADVQQLLDRFKLSAADVPVLICRNESVLRNPTNRQIAECLGLNESIDHLQMRQLIVVGAGPAGLAAAVYAASEGLDVLVVETSAPGGQAGSSSKIENYLGFPTGISGQALAGRAYTQAQKFGASVMIANSAVRLACDRQPYAVEIDAGELLQARTIVIATGASYRRPEIENLARFENAGVYYGATFMEAQLCPGEEIAVIGGGNSAGQAAVFLAQTAKHVHMLVRSGSLAETMSRYLVRRIEQSPTITLRTHTEIVALEGNDHLEKVQWRNHPGGDVETRPIRHVFMMTGAVPATGWITGCVALDAHGFVKTGPDLSEEDLATAHWPLTRAPYLLETSRPGVFAVGDVRSGNIKRVASAVGEGSIAISFVHRALHD, from the coding sequence ATGGCACCGGCCGGAGAAAAGACGTCGATCGCTGCAGCGCCGGCAGCAGCGCATCCTCCCGATCCGCGGACGACTTCTACTCCAGGGGTCGACCGGATGTTCCCGACGCTTACGCACGCGCAGATCGAACGCATCGCAACTCGCGGAACGGTTCGCTCGTTTCAACCGGGAGAAATTCTGGTCGAAGCCGGCCAGCGAGTCGTACCGTTCTTCGTCATCCAGGCGGGACACCTCGAAGTCGTTCGGAGCACCGGCGTCGGCGAGACCCCCGTGACCGTTCATGGGCCGGCACAATTTACCGGCGAGGTCTCCATGCTTTCGGGGCGGCCGTCGCTGGTTCGAATCCGCGCGATCGATTCCGGCGAGGTCGTCGAGCTCGATCGCGATCAGATGCTGGCGCTCGTGCAGATCGACAGCGAGGTCGGCGAATTGATCATGCGCGCGTTCATCGTGCGTCGCGTCGAGCTGATCGCGAGCGGGATCGGCGACGTCGTGCTGGTCGGTTCGGATCACTGCTCGGGGACCATCAGGGTCAAGGAATTCCTGAGCCGCAACGGTCATCCCTACTCTTACATCGATCTGGACCGCGACGCCGACGTGCAGCAACTGCTCGACCGTTTCAAGCTCAGCGCCGCCGATGTGCCTGTACTGATCTGTCGCAACGAGTCGGTGCTTCGCAATCCCACCAACCGCCAGATCGCCGAATGTCTGGGATTGAACGAATCCATTGATCACCTCCAGATGCGCCAGCTGATCGTCGTCGGTGCGGGTCCTGCCGGACTGGCCGCTGCCGTATACGCGGCCTCGGAAGGTCTCGACGTGCTCGTGGTCGAGACCAGTGCGCCTGGCGGACAGGCGGGTTCCAGCTCGAAGATCGAGAACTACCTTGGCTTCCCCACGGGCATCTCGGGCCAGGCGCTGGCAGGACGGGCGTACACGCAGGCGCAGAAGTTCGGGGCCAGCGTGATGATCGCGAACTCGGCAGTACGGCTCGCATGCGATCGTCAACCTTACGCGGTCGAGATCGATGCCGGTGAGCTCCTGCAAGCCCGAACCATCGTGATCGCCACTGGCGCGAGTTATCGACGACCGGAGATCGAGAACCTGGCGCGGTTCGAGAACGCCGGGGTCTACTACGGCGCGACGTTCATGGAAGCCCAACTTTGTCCGGGCGAAGAAATCGCCGTGATCGGCGGTGGCAACTCCGCCGGCCAGGCGGCGGTGTTTCTTGCCCAGACGGCCAAGCACGTGCACATGCTGGTACGCTCCGGCAGTCTCGCCGAGACGATGTCGCGCTACCTCGTGCGCCGCATCGAGCAGAGTCCGACGATCACTCTGCGAACCCACACCGAGATCGTCGCGCTCGAAGGCAACGACCATCTCGAAAAGGTGCAGTGGCGCAATCATCCTGGTGGTGACGTCGAGACCCGCCCCATCCGGCACGTGTTCATGATGACCGGCGCCGTCCCGGCAACCGGCTGGATCACGGGCTGCGTCGCGCTCGATGCCCACGGATTCGTCAAAACCGGCCCCGATCTGTCCGAGGAAGATCTCGCCACCGCCCACTGGCCGCTCACGAGAGCGCCCTATCTGCTGGAGACGAGTCGCCCAGGCGTGTTCGCCGTCGGTGACGTGCGCTCGGGCAATATCAAACGGGTTGCATCGGCCGTCGGCGAAGGATCGATCGCAATCTCGTTCGTCCACCGCGCGCTGCACGACTAG